In a genomic window of bacterium:
- a CDS encoding NADH-quinone oxidoreductase subunit D translates to MTLQMGPQHPATHGVLRLELQTDGELVVSAVPHIGYLHRCFEKMCENITWPQTILYADRLDYCASMNNALGMALACEKLFEIEVSERVQAIRVLVAELNRIASHMVALGTYGLDIGAWTPFLLLFQQREHILDLFDELSGSRLLYNYIWIGGLAHDLPEGWLGKVRAFLSYMQPKIPELNTLLSYNKIFLERTGKVAVLPADLAIEYGVTGPNLRGSGMKWDLRRNDPYSGYETYDFEIPVGRGEAGAVGDCFDRYIVRIIEMEQSLRIITQAIERLERMPGEDVRAAVPKSFAKVPAGEVYFRTETPKGELGFYVVSDGKAKPYRLKCRAPSFCTLSVVPRLAPGLLIADLVALIGSLDVVLGEVDR, encoded by the coding sequence ATGACGCTGCAGATGGGCCCGCAGCATCCGGCCACGCACGGCGTGCTCCGTCTGGAACTTCAGACGGACGGCGAACTGGTGGTGAGCGCCGTGCCGCACATCGGCTATCTTCATCGTTGTTTCGAGAAGATGTGCGAGAACATCACCTGGCCGCAGACGATTCTCTATGCCGACCGCCTCGATTATTGCGCGAGCATGAACAACGCACTCGGTATGGCGCTGGCCTGCGAGAAGCTGTTCGAGATCGAGGTTTCCGAGCGGGTGCAAGCCATTCGCGTGCTGGTCGCCGAACTCAACCGGATCGCGAGCCACATGGTTGCGTTAGGCACCTACGGATTGGACATCGGCGCGTGGACCCCCTTCCTGCTCTTGTTCCAACAGCGAGAGCATATTCTCGATCTGTTCGACGAGCTTTCGGGAAGCCGGCTCTTGTACAATTATATATGGATCGGCGGACTTGCGCATGATTTGCCCGAGGGGTGGCTGGGTAAGGTACGCGCTTTTCTTTCCTATATGCAGCCGAAGATTCCGGAGCTGAACACGCTTCTTTCGTACAACAAGATTTTTCTGGAGCGCACAGGGAAAGTGGCGGTTCTCCCGGCGGATCTGGCAATCGAGTATGGCGTGACGGGGCCGAATCTGCGCGGATCGGGCATGAAATGGGATTTGCGCAGGAACGATCCCTACAGCGGATACGAAACGTACGACTTCGAGATTCCGGTCGGGAGGGGCGAAGCAGGCGCGGTGGGCGATTGTTTCGATCGGTACATCGTTCGCATCATCGAAATGGAACAGTCGCTGCGGATCATCACGCAAGCCATCGAGCGGCTGGAGCGAATGCCGGGAGAGGACGTGCGGGCGGCGGTGCCGAAGAGTTTCGCGAAGGTGCCGGCGGGAGAAGTTTATTTCCGTACCGAAACTCCGAAGGGCGAACTTGGATTCTACGTTGTTTCAGACGGCAAGGCCAAGCCTTATCGTCTGAAGTGTCGAGCGCCTTCGTTCTGCACGCTCTCGGTCGTTCCCCGTCTGGCCCCGGGTCTTCTGATTGCGGACTTGGTGGCGCTGATCGGCTCCTTAGATGTTGTGCTGGGAGAGGTGGACCGATGA
- the nuoH gene encoding NADH-quinone oxidoreductase subunit NuoH has translation MIESNLLWSAVFAVGIIGFVSVFALIAIWLERKVSAHMQDRLGPMETGGWHGWAQTIADTVKLLLKEDIIPTAADKFLFKLAPYVVFTGSFATLAVIPFAHNLIGTDINIGVFYLVAVSSLVVIGILMAGWASNNKWALYGALRSAAQMVSYEVPIALSLLVPIMLVGSLSMGELVRAQEGGLFHWTVFSHLPFALIAFVIYFWASLAEVNRTPFDIPEAESELVSGYHVEYSGMRFAMFFLAEYANMFIVSAVVAAVFLGGWYAPIPALDVPVEVSPLWHAAIGAFWFVAKAMALVLVQMWMRWTLPRLRVDQLMHICWKVFLPFSFANVLAVSLWVAIGK, from the coding sequence ATGATCGAATCCAATCTCCTGTGGTCGGCGGTCTTTGCGGTCGGAATTATCGGGTTTGTCTCGGTTTTCGCTCTGATTGCAATTTGGCTGGAACGGAAGGTCTCGGCGCACATGCAGGATCGTCTCGGGCCGATGGAAACCGGGGGCTGGCACGGCTGGGCTCAGACGATCGCGGACACGGTCAAATTGCTCCTGAAAGAGGACATCATTCCCACGGCAGCCGACAAGTTTTTGTTCAAGCTGGCTCCGTACGTGGTGTTCACGGGTTCGTTCGCGACGCTGGCGGTAATTCCGTTTGCCCATAATCTGATCGGCACGGACATTAACATCGGCGTGTTTTATCTGGTGGCGGTGTCGTCGCTGGTGGTGATCGGAATTCTGATGGCCGGGTGGGCATCCAACAACAAGTGGGCGCTCTATGGAGCGCTACGTTCGGCGGCGCAGATGGTGAGCTACGAGGTTCCGATTGCGCTTTCGCTGTTGGTGCCGATCATGCTGGTGGGGAGCCTTTCGATGGGCGAGCTGGTGCGAGCGCAGGAGGGCGGGCTTTTCCATTGGACGGTGTTCAGCCATTTGCCGTTTGCCCTGATAGCTTTCGTCATTTATTTCTGGGCGAGCCTGGCCGAGGTCAACCGGACTCCGTTCGATATTCCCGAAGCCGAGTCGGAACTGGTTTCGGGATACCACGTCGAGTACTCGGGGATGCGGTTTGCGATGTTTTTCCTCGCCGAATACGCCAACATGTTCATCGTGTCGGCGGTGGTGGCGGCGGTGTTTTTGGGAGGATGGTACGCGCCGATTCCGGCTCTGGACGTGCCGGTCGAGGTCAGTCCGCTGTGGCACGCGGCGATCGGCGCCTTCTGGTTCGTGGCGAAGGCAATGGCGCTGGTGCTGGTTCAGATGTGGATGCGCTGGACGCTGCCGCGGCTGCGCGTGGATCAGCTGATGCATATTTGTTGGAAGGTTTTTCTTCCGTTCTCGTTTGCGAACGTACTGGCGGTGTCGCTGTGGGTCGCGATCGGCAAGTGA
- a CDS encoding 4Fe-4S binding protein gives MAGYFRDLWIGVVTVLKGLWVTFAHLFQRRVTVQYPRETVPMFPRTRVTLVNHAEECGFCLSCKRVCPVNIFTIVGARADKDEDLGILPDGKPKKMHILEFKIDLSKCVYCGLCVDACDTKSLRWELPQEPSVFRRQELHKDFSDMTEEEKARVRTREEQRKKEKAAQAAAAKTKSTPDEPQSD, from the coding sequence ATGGCAGGATATTTTCGCGATCTCTGGATAGGCGTTGTCACGGTACTCAAGGGACTGTGGGTCACGTTCGCGCACCTTTTTCAGCGGCGGGTGACGGTGCAGTATCCTCGCGAGACCGTGCCGATGTTTCCGCGCACACGCGTCACGCTGGTGAACCACGCGGAGGAGTGCGGATTCTGCCTTTCCTGCAAGCGCGTTTGTCCGGTCAATATCTTCACGATTGTGGGAGCCCGGGCGGACAAGGACGAGGATTTGGGCATTCTTCCGGACGGGAAACCGAAGAAGATGCATATCCTCGAATTCAAGATTGACCTGTCCAAGTGCGTATACTGCGGGCTGTGCGTGGACGCCTGTGATACGAAGTCGCTACGCTGGGAACTTCCGCAGGAGCCGTCGGTGTTCCGTCGGCAGGAACTGCACAAGGATTTTTCCGACATGACGGAAGAGGAAAAGGCGCGCGTTCGGACGCGCGAAGAGCAGCGCAAGAAGGAGAAGGCGGCCCAAGCCGCCGCGGCGAAGACGAAAAGTACACCGGACGAGCCGCAAAGCGACTAA
- a CDS encoding NADH-quinone oxidoreductase subunit J: protein MEIVSQIIFWIFVAITVGSAAVVVFHPRIIYSAFALLFTFFGVAALYVFLSADFLAASQVLIYVGGILTLIIFGVFLTAKITTLDIPHHTHQRYIALIPLVLLGVGLWLVVLTTPWPSHTLSTAPTTQRIGELLLTKYLVPFELASILLLAALIGAMRLARYYRKRED from the coding sequence ATGGAAATCGTTTCGCAAATCATCTTCTGGATATTCGTGGCCATCACGGTCGGTTCGGCCGCGGTGGTGGTGTTCCATCCGCGGATCATCTATAGCGCGTTCGCCCTGCTGTTCACGTTCTTCGGCGTGGCGGCACTCTACGTTTTTCTGTCGGCGGATTTTCTGGCGGCTTCGCAAGTCCTCATTTACGTGGGGGGGATTCTAACGCTGATCATCTTCGGCGTGTTTTTGACGGCGAAGATTACGACGCTGGACATTCCGCACCACACTCATCAGAGGTACATTGCGCTCATACCGCTGGTTCTGCTGGGAGTCGGTTTGTGGCTGGTGGTGCTGACCACTCCGTGGCCATCCCATACCCTGAGCACGGCTCCCACCACGCAGCGAATCGGTGAGCTCTTGCTCACGAAGTATCTCGTGCCGTTCGAGCTGGCGAGCATTCTTCTCTTAGCGGCGCTGATAGGAGCGATGCGGCTGGCGCGGTACTATCGGAAGCGGGAGGATTAG
- the nuoK gene encoding NADH-quinone oxidoreductase subunit NuoK, whose translation MNSLTTYLTVSLILFLLGLLAILTRKNAISVLMGIELILNSAGLNFVAFSRFTAGNLNGQTAAVFVIIVAAAEAAVALAIFLNLYRLKATAEVDKADELRG comes from the coding sequence GTGAACTCGCTGACAACCTATCTGACCGTCTCGCTTATCCTGTTCCTTCTGGGATTGCTCGCCATTCTGACGAGGAAGAACGCGATTTCGGTGCTGATGGGAATCGAGTTGATTCTCAATTCGGCGGGATTGAATTTCGTGGCGTTCAGCCGTTTCACGGCGGGCAATCTTAACGGACAAACGGCGGCGGTGTTCGTGATTATCGTGGCGGCGGCGGAGGCGGCGGTGGCACTGGCGATCTTCCTGAACCTGTATCGCCTGAAGGCCACGGCAGAGGTGGACAAGGCGGATGAACTTCGTGGGTAG
- the nuoL gene encoding NADH-quinone oxidoreductase subunit L, with protein MIGSALYILLAPLAAFLVVIFFGKRLPRGGDWVSLFAIWSGVAVSLYLLATRVLVAYDPHFSETFQFDWIVWGDFHLSAGILLDNMSVVMLVVVTLVSAVVHLFSVGYMHGDPRYGLFFAYLSFFSFSMLGLVLADNLIVIYAFWELVGLSSYLLIGFWYEKDSASNAAKKAFITNRVGDAGMLIGILLVLSTLGTVSLHGLAEGVAAGTLSGGLLTATGICLFMGAVGKSAQFPLHVWLPDAMEGPTPVSALIHAATMVAAGVYLVARLFVVLSFDASLVIAYVGGFTALFAATIAVAQNDIKRVLAYSTLSQLGYMIMALGAGAYTAGFFHLVTHAMFKACLFLGSGSVIHAMHTALHGIGSHADAQDLRNMGGLRRKMPLTFWTFLISTVALSGVPLTSGFLSKDAILAGTLAFASEHPAHWLLPVFGFSAAALTAFYMFRLVYLAFSGTFRMGPQAEHHLHESPRVMTVPLMILAVLCFFGFYSLPAFNPTTPEGGWFAHLFPTPPRAYEVVHSTAAALHGHEMTSATMHAAAGAQGAHTAGNHHAAHNTAMLISIIVAGLGILIATMGYYWKRISPALWQRRLGFVYRGMFRKWWVDEIYDVTVVWGTLGLTRLLAWFDLKVIDGLVDGSAWLTRGWSQISGWFDLYVVDGLVNFTAWFVGIWGKFARLFQGGQLQRYFLYTLVALSLLIFLSVFRSLS; from the coding sequence ATGATCGGATCGGCACTCTATATATTGCTTGCTCCGCTGGCCGCTTTTCTGGTGGTGATTTTCTTCGGGAAGCGATTGCCGCGCGGCGGCGATTGGGTGAGTCTGTTCGCCATTTGGAGCGGAGTCGCCGTTTCGCTGTATCTGCTCGCGACTCGCGTCCTGGTTGCTTACGATCCGCACTTCTCGGAGACTTTCCAGTTCGACTGGATCGTTTGGGGGGATTTTCATCTTTCGGCGGGCATTCTCCTCGACAATATGTCGGTGGTGATGCTGGTGGTGGTGACGCTGGTGTCGGCGGTCGTGCATTTGTTCAGCGTCGGCTACATGCACGGCGATCCACGCTATGGCCTGTTTTTCGCGTATCTCTCGTTCTTCTCGTTCAGTATGCTCGGACTGGTGCTGGCCGACAATCTGATCGTGATTTATGCGTTCTGGGAGCTGGTGGGACTTTCGAGCTATCTGCTGATCGGGTTTTGGTACGAAAAAGATTCGGCCTCGAATGCCGCCAAGAAAGCGTTCATCACCAATCGCGTGGGCGACGCGGGGATGCTGATCGGGATTTTGCTGGTGCTGAGCACGCTGGGAACGGTGAGCCTGCATGGCTTGGCTGAGGGTGTGGCGGCGGGGACGCTGAGCGGAGGACTGCTGACGGCTACCGGGATTTGCCTGTTCATGGGAGCGGTGGGCAAATCGGCGCAGTTCCCGCTGCACGTCTGGCTTCCCGACGCGATGGAAGGCCCGACGCCGGTTTCGGCGTTGATTCACGCCGCCACGATGGTTGCCGCCGGTGTATATCTTGTTGCGCGTTTATTTGTCGTACTGAGCTTCGACGCTTCGCTGGTGATCGCGTATGTGGGGGGATTCACCGCCCTGTTCGCGGCGACGATTGCGGTGGCACAGAACGACATCAAGCGGGTTCTGGCCTACTCCACGCTCTCGCAGCTCGGATACATGATCATGGCGCTGGGCGCAGGCGCGTACACGGCCGGATTTTTCCATTTGGTCACACACGCGATGTTCAAGGCGTGTTTGTTCCTCGGATCGGGTTCGGTGATTCACGCCATGCACACGGCGCTGCACGGAATCGGCAGTCATGCGGATGCGCAAGACCTTCGCAATATGGGCGGGCTGCGCCGCAAGATGCCACTGACATTCTGGACGTTTCTGATTTCGACGGTGGCGCTATCGGGCGTGCCGCTGACGTCGGGATTTCTCTCGAAGGACGCGATTCTGGCCGGAACTCTGGCCTTCGCTTCGGAGCATCCAGCTCACTGGCTGCTGCCGGTGTTCGGATTTTCGGCAGCGGCGCTGACCGCGTTTTACATGTTCCGGCTGGTCTATCTCGCGTTCAGCGGGACCTTCCGCATGGGTCCGCAGGCCGAGCATCATCTGCACGAGTCACCGCGGGTGATGACCGTTCCGTTGATGATTCTGGCGGTCTTGTGTTTCTTCGGATTCTATTCGCTACCGGCCTTCAATCCCACGACGCCGGAGGGAGGCTGGTTCGCGCACCTCTTCCCCACTCCACCACGCGCCTACGAAGTCGTTCACAGCACGGCGGCTGCGTTACATGGTCATGAGATGACAAGCGCAACGATGCACGCCGCCGCAGGTGCACAGGGAGCACACACCGCTGGCAATCATCACGCGGCTCACAACACGGCAATGTTGATTTCTATCATCGTTGCGGGGTTGGGAATCCTGATCGCGACGATGGGCTATTACTGGAAGAGAATCTCGCCCGCGCTCTGGCAACGGCGACTCGGCTTCGTGTATCGCGGCATGTTCCGCAAATGGTGGGTGGATGAAATCTACGACGTGACCGTTGTTTGGGGAACGCTGGGTCTGACTCGTCTCCTCGCGTGGTTCGACCTGAAAGTCATTGACGGCTTGGTAGACGGATCGGCGTGGCTGACGCGGGGCTGGTCGCAAATCAGCGGCTGGTTCGATCTGTACGTGGTTGACGGTCTGGTGAATTTTACGGCCTGGTTCGTAGGAATCTGGGGGAAGTTCGCGAGGTTGTTCCAGGGGGGCCAACTTCAGAGGTACTTCCTCTATACTCTGGTCGCGCTGAGTCTGCTCATCTTTCTCAGCGTGTTTCGGTCGCTGTCGTGA
- a CDS encoding NADH-quinone oxidoreductase subunit M: MGPLTLITFLPAAGAVLIALLPSDKHRLIRWTTLVFTAAVLVIAASLYPQFDRGMAGINDPKSFQFTEVAQWIPAYGIHYYVGIDGLSFPMVLLTALLCFLCIPASWGINKHVKGYHALFLLLETGMMGTFVALDFFLFYVFWEIMLLPMYFLIGIWGGPRRIYAAIKFFLYTLLGSVLMLVVILVLYFNVRDPVTGGHTFNMLMMMDQGNQSGILALQSVRVLLFFGLYIGFAIKVPVFPFHTWLPDAHVEAPTAISVILAGVLLKMGAYGLLRISYPILPDATRSLAWFLALMGTINIIYGALCAMAQTDLKKLVAYSSISHMGYVMLAMSSLTPAGMNGAVFQMFNHGTITAMLFLLVGVIYDRAHHRDIAGFGGLANVMPKYLGVTAVAFFASMGLPGLSGFISEVMCFIGAFPVWQTFTIISIGGIIITAGYLLWTIQRMFFGAVNPKYTGLPDINARELFTLIPLVLVIIFLGIWPHPVLNLMNTSMTYLGQLVQHAGGLL; encoded by the coding sequence ATGGGTCCACTGACGCTGATAACATTCTTGCCGGCGGCGGGAGCCGTGCTGATTGCACTGCTTCCGAGCGACAAACATCGTCTGATTCGCTGGACGACGCTGGTGTTTACGGCGGCGGTGCTGGTAATTGCCGCATCGCTCTACCCGCAGTTTGATCGCGGCATGGCCGGAATCAACGATCCGAAGTCGTTCCAGTTCACCGAGGTTGCCCAGTGGATTCCCGCCTACGGCATCCACTACTATGTGGGCATTGACGGCCTTTCGTTTCCGATGGTGCTGCTCACGGCGCTACTCTGCTTTTTGTGTATTCCGGCATCGTGGGGCATCAACAAACACGTGAAGGGTTATCACGCGCTGTTTCTGCTTCTGGAAACGGGCATGATGGGAACGTTCGTCGCTTTGGATTTCTTCCTGTTTTACGTATTTTGGGAGATCATGCTGCTGCCGATGTATTTCCTCATCGGCATTTGGGGAGGGCCGCGGCGAATCTACGCAGCGATCAAGTTCTTCCTGTATACGCTGCTGGGTTCCGTGCTCATGCTGGTCGTGATCCTGGTTCTCTATTTCAACGTGCGCGATCCGGTCACGGGCGGGCACACGTTCAACATGCTGATGATGATGGATCAGGGGAACCAGTCGGGGATTCTGGCGCTGCAATCGGTTCGGGTGCTGCTGTTCTTCGGGCTGTATATCGGATTCGCGATCAAGGTACCCGTATTCCCGTTCCACACGTGGCTTCCCGACGCGCACGTGGAAGCGCCGACGGCGATCTCGGTTATTCTGGCAGGTGTGCTCTTGAAAATGGGAGCCTACGGTCTATTGCGGATCAGCTATCCGATTCTGCCGGACGCAACGAGGAGTCTGGCTTGGTTCCTGGCGCTGATGGGGACGATCAACATCATCTATGGCGCGCTCTGTGCGATGGCACAGACGGATCTAAAGAAGCTCGTGGCGTACAGCTCGATCTCGCACATGGGCTACGTGATGCTGGCGATGAGCTCACTCACACCGGCGGGAATGAACGGCGCCGTATTCCAAATGTTCAATCACGGCACGATTACGGCCATGTTGTTCCTCTTGGTGGGCGTAATCTACGATCGCGCTCATCATCGGGATATTGCCGGCTTCGGCGGTCTGGCGAACGTGATGCCCAAATACCTGGGCGTGACGGCGGTTGCGTTTTTCGCGTCCATGGGACTGCCCGGTCTTTCGGGATTCATTTCCGAGGTAATGTGTTTCATCGGTGCGTTTCCGGTGTGGCAAACGTTCACGATCATTTCGATCGGCGGGATCATCATCACGGCAGGCTACCTGCTGTGGACGATTCAACGGATGTTTTTCGGAGCGGTCAATCCGAAGTATACGGGATTGCCCGACATTAACGCTCGCGAGCTGTTCACGCTCATTCCGTTGGTGCTGGTCATCATTTTCCTCGGAATCTGGCCGCATCCGGTTCTGAATCTCATGAATACATCCATGACCTATCTCGGGCAACTCGTCCAACACGCCGGAGGTCTCCTGTGA
- a CDS encoding NADH-quinone oxidoreductase subunit N, whose protein sequence is MSSGGWNVDLSPFLPELLFVGGFLVLVVLNLIFRRRRGTASAIAGVIILAAVAVSAALGDEKIGLYLFGSVVQDGVTVFFRLFFCGAAAISLGLLLFSFPEDGEPFLLVLAGVLGMFLLAGAGDLVTLFVALEVVSIPSYVLAGYRRRDVRSAEAALKYVLYGAFSSGIMLFGLSIFYGVTGETSLQGIAIALSGGTGQEAALLVATILVLAGIGYKIAMVPMHFWCPDVYEGSPTAVTAFLSVLPKAAGFAALFRLMSIFVPVRTWFGVDAVLLFTLASALTMTFGNLGAIWQNSLKRLLAYSSIAHAGYILMAFAVLASDPSRELYRDATTAILFYLVVYLFMNLGAFFIVDFVERRKGGETIEHFRGLGRTDVIPALLLAVFLFSLTGLPPLAGFVGKFLLFAALVEAKMFALVIIGIANTVVSLYYYVRVIREMYLQDPVPELETDSVSHVKMKGLAVVLALATVVPTLVLGIWWGPLAVWIGARIW, encoded by the coding sequence GTGAGTTCCGGAGGATGGAACGTTGATCTAAGCCCGTTCCTGCCCGAGCTCTTGTTCGTGGGCGGCTTTCTGGTTTTGGTCGTGCTCAACCTCATCTTCCGTCGGCGGCGGGGAACGGCATCGGCCATTGCAGGCGTGATTATTTTGGCGGCGGTGGCTGTCTCGGCGGCATTGGGCGATGAGAAGATCGGTTTATATTTGTTCGGCTCCGTTGTTCAGGATGGAGTCACGGTATTTTTCCGGCTGTTTTTCTGCGGAGCGGCGGCGATATCGCTGGGGCTTCTCTTGTTCAGTTTCCCGGAGGACGGGGAACCGTTTCTGCTCGTGTTGGCGGGCGTTCTGGGAATGTTTCTCCTGGCCGGTGCGGGCGACCTGGTGACGCTGTTCGTGGCGCTCGAAGTCGTTTCCATTCCCTCCTATGTTTTGGCGGGCTACCGGCGACGCGACGTCCGTTCGGCCGAGGCGGCTCTCAAATATGTACTCTATGGCGCGTTTTCCTCGGGGATCATGCTATTCGGTTTATCCATTTTTTATGGAGTAACCGGAGAGACTTCTTTGCAGGGAATCGCCATTGCACTCAGCGGGGGCACAGGTCAGGAGGCGGCTCTGCTGGTGGCCACGATTCTTGTTCTGGCAGGGATCGGATACAAGATCGCAATGGTTCCGATGCATTTCTGGTGTCCGGACGTGTATGAAGGGTCCCCGACGGCCGTGACGGCGTTTCTCTCGGTTCTTCCGAAAGCGGCGGGATTTGCGGCCTTGTTTCGACTGATGAGCATCTTCGTGCCGGTACGGACATGGTTCGGTGTAGACGCAGTTCTGCTGTTCACTCTGGCGTCGGCGCTGACGATGACGTTCGGGAATTTGGGCGCGATTTGGCAAAACAGTCTGAAAAGACTGCTCGCATACTCATCCATCGCTCACGCGGGATACATACTCATGGCATTTGCCGTGCTGGCTTCCGATCCCTCGCGGGAGCTCTATCGCGATGCAACGACGGCGATCCTCTTTTACCTGGTCGTGTATCTATTCATGAATCTGGGCGCGTTCTTCATCGTGGATTTCGTGGAGCGACGCAAGGGGGGTGAGACCATCGAGCATTTCCGTGGTCTGGGACGAACGGACGTAATTCCGGCTCTGCTGCTGGCGGTTTTTCTGTTCAGCCTGACCGGTCTACCTCCGCTGGCCGGATTCGTCGGGAAGTTCCTTTTGTTCGCGGCACTGGTCGAGGCGAAGATGTTTGCGCTGGTCATCATCGGTATCGCCAACACGGTAGTATCGCTTTATTACTATGTACGCGTAATTCGCGAAATGTATTTGCAGGATCCCGTGCCGGAGCTCGAGACCGACAGCGTTTCACACGTCAAGATGAAGGGACTGGCGGTAGTACTCGCGCTTGCAACCGTTGTTCCGACTCTGGTTCTCGGCATTTGGTGGGGTCCGCTGGCCGTGTGGATCGGCGCTCGCATCTGGTAG
- a CDS encoding UDP-N-acetylmuramate:L-alanyl-gamma-D-glutamyl-meso-diaminopimelate ligase translates to MIGLQRKVFLSGIGGIGMANLAVLLKQAGFAVSGSDGKVYEPAATILRSNAIPVLTPYAAANLPLDGTTVIVGNALSRGHVEVEAALDSGVPLYSFPEFLHRVVLNGRHTIVVAGTHGKSTTTTCLAHLLTAVGEDPGFLVGALPLDFPAGAQIGNGDAPFILEGDEYDTAFFDKRSKFLHYFPRTLVLGSVEFDHADIFATESEMLVSFQRLIRLLPRSGQLIYAADCPATVRLTDNAPCRKIGVGTSENAEWKLLPDSNLLAFRTPEGELHRCRFRLPGIHNRQNALMSIACAHSLGVSVSDLCSAIESFHGLRRRMEKLLETERLVVIDDFAHHPTAIWATLQAVREAYPQHRLIAVLEPRSNTMVRNVFQDTLADALSVADSVIVGTVHRRERIPIEQRLDVDKLVNDLNTRGVSAMVAENSDVPAGLRNLMDHRPSVVVFMSNGDFDGAPSEFVRLMTSSG, encoded by the coding sequence GTGATCGGGCTTCAGCGCAAGGTCTTTCTGAGCGGAATCGGGGGCATCGGCATGGCCAATCTTGCCGTCCTACTCAAACAGGCTGGATTTGCGGTGAGTGGTTCCGATGGAAAAGTCTATGAGCCTGCCGCCACCATTCTTCGCTCGAATGCCATCCCTGTATTGACTCCCTATGCAGCGGCGAATCTTCCTCTGGACGGAACGACGGTTATTGTCGGCAACGCTCTTTCGCGCGGCCACGTGGAAGTCGAGGCGGCGTTGGATTCAGGAGTTCCTCTGTATTCGTTCCCCGAGTTTTTGCATCGCGTCGTGTTGAATGGCCGACACACGATCGTCGTTGCGGGAACCCACGGCAAGAGTACGACCACGACCTGTCTGGCTCATCTGCTAACTGCGGTGGGCGAAGATCCGGGCTTTCTGGTGGGCGCCCTTCCGCTGGATTTCCCGGCCGGTGCCCAAATTGGAAATGGCGATGCGCCTTTCATTCTCGAGGGCGACGAATACGATACGGCCTTCTTCGACAAGCGATCCAAATTTCTTCATTACTTCCCAAGAACGCTTGTATTGGGAAGCGTCGAATTTGACCATGCCGATATTTTCGCCACCGAATCAGAGATGCTTGTGTCGTTTCAACGGCTGATCCGTCTGCTGCCGCGCTCGGGACAGCTCATCTACGCGGCAGATTGTCCTGCAACGGTGAGGCTGACGGACAATGCGCCTTGTCGAAAGATCGGAGTTGGGACGAGCGAAAACGCAGAGTGGAAACTGCTTCCCGACTCAAACTTGCTTGCATTTCGCACGCCGGAGGGAGAGCTTCATCGGTGCCGATTTCGGCTGCCGGGAATTCACAATCGTCAAAACGCCTTGATGTCTATTGCCTGTGCGCACTCTCTTGGCGTGAGTGTTTCAGATCTGTGTTCGGCTATCGAATCGTTTCATGGTCTCCGGCGACGTATGGAGAAGCTGCTCGAAACGGAACGCTTGGTGGTCATTGACGATTTCGCACATCACCCCACGGCGATCTGGGCCACGTTGCAAGCCGTGCGCGAGGCGTATCCACAACATCGGCTCATCGCAGTTCTCGAACCTCGCTCCAACACAATGGTCCGTAATGTCTTTCAGGATACCCTTGCTGACGCTCTTTCAGTAGCCGACAGCGTGATTGTGGGAACCGTTCACCGCCGCGAGCGTATACCCATTGAGCAACGACTGGATGTTGACAAATTGGTCAACGATCTAAACACCCGCGGTGTTTCGGCGATGGTGGCCGAAAATAGCGATGTACCGGCCGGCCTTCGAAATCTTATGGATCATCGCCCCTCGGTTGTCGTCTTCATGAGCAACGGTGATTTCGACGGTGCGCCAAGCGAGTTTGTTCGTCTAATGACTTCATCAGGGTAG